In Populus alba chromosome 1, ASM523922v2, whole genome shotgun sequence, a single window of DNA contains:
- the LOC118060948 gene encoding F-box only protein 6 isoform X1, protein MEEELAMLRQFIGQLQDLLNLYGSPLPPFDSLQPFHFHNQQQQNHNNGNNGNNNRWCFLNLDDGSADDYCSLVMAAGKSGSFKMLEPCKPPPSKKPRKERNRGKSLGTTSSTEVMQQEIWKEFPEDLFEAVIARLPITTFFRFRSVCQKWNSFLDSQSFSQHCAQVPQSNPWFYTIAHENVNSGAMYDPSLKKWHHPTISYLPTKTIVLPVASAGGLVCFLDIGHRNFYVCNPLTQSFRELPPRSVKVWSRVAVGMTLNSNAASGGYKILWVCCDGEHEVYDSLKNSWTRPGSMPSCIKLPLSLNFRSQAVSLGGTLYFMRSDPEGIVSYNMVTGVWKQSIIPAPHHLSDHTLAQCEGRIILVGLLTKNAATCVCIWELQKMTLLWKEVDRMPNIWCLDFYGKHVRMTCLGNSGLLMLSLRSRQMNRLVTYNVVSREWLKVPGCLVPRGRKRQWIACGTAFNPCLTATA, encoded by the exons ATGGAAGAAGAGCTGGCCATGCTTAGGCAATTCATTGGTCAGCTTCAAGACCTTTTGAATCTCTACGGCTCTCCTCTTCCTCCTTTTGATTCTCTTCAACCCTTTCACTTTCAtaaccaacaacaacaaaatcacaaCAACGGCAACAACGGCAACAACAACAG ATGGTGCTTCCTCAATCTTGATGATGGCTCAGCAGATGATTACTGTAGTCTTGTGATGGCGGCTGGAAAATCTGGAAGTTTCAAGATGCTGGAACCGTGCAAGCCTCCACCCTCCAAGAAACCTCGCAAGGAGCGGAATCGAGGAAAATCACTGGGAACTACCAGTTCAACTGAGGTTATGCAACAAGAAATTTGGAAAGAATTCCCTGAAGATCTGTTTGAAGCTGTTATTGCTAGACTTCCAATCACTACATTTTTCCGCTTCCGCTCAGTTTGTCAAAAATGGAACTCCTTCCTTGACTCTCAAAGTTTCTCTCAGCATTGTGCCCAAGTTCCACAATCCAACCCCTGGTTTTACACCATCGCTCATGAAAATGTGAATTCTGGAGCCATGTATGACCCTTCTTTGAAGAAATGGCATCACCCAACCATATCTTATCTGCCCACAAAGACAATAGTCTTGCCAGTTGCTTCAGCAGGAGGTCTTGTGTGCTTTCTTGATATCGGTCACAGGAACTTCTATGTCTGCAACCCTCTGACTCAATCTTTTAGAGAGCTGCCACCGAGGTCAGTGAAGGTCTGGTCCCGTGTCGCTGTGGGCATGACTTTGAACAGCAATGCAGCCAGTGGGGGCTACAAGATCTTGTGGGTGTGCTGTGATGGAGAGCATGAAGTTTACGACTCGCTGAAGAATTCTTGGACCCGACCAGGAAGCATGCCCTCTTGCATAAAGCTACCCCTATCACTGAACTTCCGGTCACAAGCAGTTTCCCTCGGAGGCACGCTTTATTTCATGCGCTCGGATCCGGAAGGGATTGTGTCCTACAATATGGTAACTGGGGTTTGGAAGCAATCCATTATACCAGCCCCGCACCATCTGAGTGACCACACGCTTGCACAGTGTGAGGGGCGGATCATACTTGTTGGCTTGCTAACGAAGAATGCAGCCACTTGCGTGTGCATATGGGAGCTGCAGAAGATGACACTCTTGTGGAAGGAGGTTGACAGAATGCCAAACATATGGTGCTTAGATTTCTATGGAAAGCACGTTAGGATGACTTGCCTGGGCAACTCAGGTTTACTCATGCTGTCATTAAGATCAAGACAAATGAACAGACTAGTTACTTACAATGTGGTCAGCAGGGAATGGCTCAAGGTTCCTGGTTGTTTGGTGCCACGTGGGAGAAAGCGGCAATGGATTGCATGTGGCACTGCCTTCAACCCGTGCTTGACTGCTACAGCCTAG
- the LOC118060948 gene encoding F-box only protein 6 isoform X2, whose product MAAGKSGSFKMLEPCKPPPSKKPRKERNRGKSLGTTSSTEVMQQEIWKEFPEDLFEAVIARLPITTFFRFRSVCQKWNSFLDSQSFSQHCAQVPQSNPWFYTIAHENVNSGAMYDPSLKKWHHPTISYLPTKTIVLPVASAGGLVCFLDIGHRNFYVCNPLTQSFRELPPRSVKVWSRVAVGMTLNSNAASGGYKILWVCCDGEHEVYDSLKNSWTRPGSMPSCIKLPLSLNFRSQAVSLGGTLYFMRSDPEGIVSYNMVTGVWKQSIIPAPHHLSDHTLAQCEGRIILVGLLTKNAATCVCIWELQKMTLLWKEVDRMPNIWCLDFYGKHVRMTCLGNSGLLMLSLRSRQMNRLVTYNVVSREWLKVPGCLVPRGRKRQWIACGTAFNPCLTATA is encoded by the coding sequence ATGGCGGCTGGAAAATCTGGAAGTTTCAAGATGCTGGAACCGTGCAAGCCTCCACCCTCCAAGAAACCTCGCAAGGAGCGGAATCGAGGAAAATCACTGGGAACTACCAGTTCAACTGAGGTTATGCAACAAGAAATTTGGAAAGAATTCCCTGAAGATCTGTTTGAAGCTGTTATTGCTAGACTTCCAATCACTACATTTTTCCGCTTCCGCTCAGTTTGTCAAAAATGGAACTCCTTCCTTGACTCTCAAAGTTTCTCTCAGCATTGTGCCCAAGTTCCACAATCCAACCCCTGGTTTTACACCATCGCTCATGAAAATGTGAATTCTGGAGCCATGTATGACCCTTCTTTGAAGAAATGGCATCACCCAACCATATCTTATCTGCCCACAAAGACAATAGTCTTGCCAGTTGCTTCAGCAGGAGGTCTTGTGTGCTTTCTTGATATCGGTCACAGGAACTTCTATGTCTGCAACCCTCTGACTCAATCTTTTAGAGAGCTGCCACCGAGGTCAGTGAAGGTCTGGTCCCGTGTCGCTGTGGGCATGACTTTGAACAGCAATGCAGCCAGTGGGGGCTACAAGATCTTGTGGGTGTGCTGTGATGGAGAGCATGAAGTTTACGACTCGCTGAAGAATTCTTGGACCCGACCAGGAAGCATGCCCTCTTGCATAAAGCTACCCCTATCACTGAACTTCCGGTCACAAGCAGTTTCCCTCGGAGGCACGCTTTATTTCATGCGCTCGGATCCGGAAGGGATTGTGTCCTACAATATGGTAACTGGGGTTTGGAAGCAATCCATTATACCAGCCCCGCACCATCTGAGTGACCACACGCTTGCACAGTGTGAGGGGCGGATCATACTTGTTGGCTTGCTAACGAAGAATGCAGCCACTTGCGTGTGCATATGGGAGCTGCAGAAGATGACACTCTTGTGGAAGGAGGTTGACAGAATGCCAAACATATGGTGCTTAGATTTCTATGGAAAGCACGTTAGGATGACTTGCCTGGGCAACTCAGGTTTACTCATGCTGTCATTAAGATCAAGACAAATGAACAGACTAGTTACTTACAATGTGGTCAGCAGGGAATGGCTCAAGGTTCCTGGTTGTTTGGTGCCACGTGGGAGAAAGCGGCAATGGATTGCATGTGGCACTGCCTTCAACCCGTGCTTGACTGCTACAGCCTAG